ACCCAGGTCAACACCAAGGTGGACATGACCTTCGCCCGCGGTTTGCGCGCCATCTTGCGTCAGGACCCGGACGTGGTGATGATCGGTGAGATTCGGGATCTGGAAACCGCGGAAATCGCCGTGCAGGCCAGTCTGACCGGCCACCTGGTGCTCTCCACGCTGCACACCAATACCGCTGTCGGCGCCATAACCCGGCTGATGGACATGGGCATCGAGCCGTTCCTGATCAGCTCGAGTCTGGTGGGCATTGTCGCCCAGCGCCTGGTGCGGGTGCTGTGCAAGGACTGCCGGGAGCCCTACACACCCTCCGAAGAGCACTGCGAATTCCTGCAGCTGGATCCTGCCAACCCGCCTACCATCTACCGAGCCAAGGGCTGCTCCCACTGCAACCAGCTGGGCTACCGTGGGCGTATCGGTATCTACGAGGTGGTTGAGGTGTCGGAGGAGATCAGTTCGTTGATCCACAAGCGCGCGGGCGAGCTGGATCTTGAGCATGTGGCCCGAACCCGCGGCCCGAGTATCCACGCGGATGGCGTGCAGAAGATACTGGACGGCGTTACCACCGTGGAGGAAGTGCTCCGCGTGACGCACCGGGGCCAGTAAACCATGCCGGCATACGAATACAAGGCGCTGGATGCCCGGGGCAAGCAGAAACACGGTGTGCTGGAGGCGGACGCCCCCCGCGCCGTTCGCCAGCAGCTACGGGATCGGGGCCTGACGCCGCTGGCAGTGGAGCCCGCCGCGGAAAAGCAGCGCCGTAGCAGCCCCCTGAGCGGGCGTGGCTCTCTCAACGCCGCCGACCTGGCCCTGGTTACCCGCCAGCTGGCCACTCTGATCCAGTCCGGTATTCCCATTGAGCAGGCGCTCTCGGCCGCCTCCCAGCAGTCCACCAGTCCACGCATACGCAGCATGCTGATCGCCATTCGCGCCAAGGTTATGGAAGGCTACACCCTGGCGGACAGCCTGGGTGAATTTCCCCGGGCGTTTCCGCGTCTGTACCGCTCTACCGTGGCGGCGGGTGAACATGCCGGCCATCTGGACCTGGTTCTCAATCGGCTGGCGGATTACACCGAGAGCCGTCAGGAAGCGCGCCAGAAAATCCAGCTGGCCGCGATTTACCCCATTATTCTCAGCGTGGTGGCCATTGCTATCGTGGTGTTCCTGCTGACCTATGTGGTGCCGGATATCATTGAGGTGTTTCTCAAGCAGGGGCAGGATTTGCCAACATTGACTGTTGCCATGCTGGCGGTATCGGATTTTCTGGCCGATTACGGTGTCTACCTCTTTATCCTGCTGGTGTTGGGGCTGATGGTGTTCCGGTATTTCCTGACCAAACCCGGTTTCCGGCTGCGGTTCCACAAGCGGTTGCTGCACCTGCCACTGTTTTCCGGGATGGTGCGGGGCGTGAACACCGCCCGCTACGCCAGTACCCTGAGCATCCTCACCACCAGCGGCGTGCCCCTGGTGGAGGCCATGCGCATTGCCGGCGAGGTGCTGTCCAATGACTATCTGCGCCAGGAGTTGCGGGATGCGGCGCGCAAGGTGAGTGAGGGCGGATCGCTGCACCGGTCCCTGGACCAGACCGGGTATTTCCCGCCCATGATGTTGCACATGATTGCCAGCGGTGAGGCCAGTGGCGAACTGGACAGCATGCTGGAACGCACCGCCCGGATGCAGGAAAACACCCTGCAGTCCAAGATTGCAGCGATCGTGGGCCTGTTCGAGCCTATGATGCTGCTGGTCATGGGTGTTGTGGTATTGATTATTGTGCTGGCGATCATGCTGCCAATACTGAATATGAGTAACCTCGTAGGCTGACCGGTTTTGCTTCAGGGCAGGCGTGTCAGACGAGGTCTCCAGAACGAATGGAATCCATGCCAATGACGAGTGAAACAATGACGATGAAGAACCCCAATCCAGGCAGCCGTAGCGGCGGCTTTACCCTCATCGAGATCATGGTAGTCATGGTCATCCTGGGCTTGCTGGTGGCCATCGTGGCCCCGAACATCATGGGCCGCAGCGACCAGGCCAAGGTAACCGTGGCCGAAACCCAGCTGAGCAACATTGCCAACGCCCTTGATCTCTACCGCCTGGACAACAGCCATTACCCGTCCACCCAGCAGGGCCTGGAGGCTCTGGTATCCAGACCCAGTGGCAGCCCGGAGCCGAAGAACTGGAACCCGGACGGCTACCTCAAGAGCGTACCGGAGGATCCCTGGGGCAATGAATACCAGTACGTGAGCCCGGGCACTGAGGGCCCCTATGACCTGTATTCCTACGGCTCGGACGGACAGGAAGGCGGCGAGGGCGATGCCGCTGATATCAGCGTCTGGAACACCAAGGGCTAGGTGAGGGTGCTGGCCCGAGCCCGCCAAACCGGCTTCACCCTGATTGAAATCCTGGTGGTGCTGGTCGTGATCGGCCTGCTGGCGGCGCTTGCGGTGTTCACCATGGCCGGAAGTTCCCAGCAGCGGGAACTCGAAAATGAGGTCCGCGAGCTGTTCCTGCTGATGCAGACCGCTTCCGAGCAGGCGGTGTTGAACAACCAGGAGCTGGGCCTCAGGCTGGAAGAAGGCGAGTATCAGTTTGTGGCGTTCGAGGATCAGACTGGCGACTGGAAAGCCTCCGGCGAGCGCATGTTCCGGGCCCGGGACCTTCCGGAATGGGTGACGGTGACTGAATTCATCGAAAACGACGCACCCAGGCTGGCCTCGGCCGAAGACCGGCTGCGTCCTGACGTGGTGTTTTTTTCCAGCGGCGAAACCACGCCCTTCGAACTGGAGTTCACCCTGGGCTCGAGCGCTGAGACCACCCATGTGCTGGCCTCGGATGGTGTGTCGCCCATGGAGTGGCGCAAACCCGGAGACGACGGGGGCGACGCGTGAATCGGCAAGCGGGATTCACCCTTATCGAGGTGCTGGTGGCGCTGCTGGTGTTCGGCCTGATTGCCACCGCAGCGGCGCAGGTGGGCAGCCAGTACATTGCCAGTTACGAACGGGTGCGGGATAAAACCCTGGCGGGGTGGCTGGCCGATAACCGGATCAACGAGTTGCGGCTGCAGGAAACGCTGCCGGGTATCTCGGAAAATTCCCGGGATACGGAGTTTGGTCCCTACCGTTGGCAGGTCACCACGGCGATACTGGCCACCGCCGATGCCAAGATGCGCAGGATTGAGGTGAGCGTCGCCAAATACCGGGAAGAGTCCCAGGAGCCCGTGCCGCTGCATACGCTTTCCGCGTTTGTGGGTGTGCCGTGATGCGCCAGGTTGATGCCTCGTTTCCGTATAACTCCCGGGGCTTTACCCTTCTGGAAGTGTTGATTGCGGTGACCATTACCGCGGTGATTGGCCTTGGTGTGTGGCAGGTGATCACCGGCGTGGTCACTTCCCGCGACCGGGTGGACGCCCTGGCCGAGCAGTTCTCGGGCCTTCAGAGGGCCATGCTGTTGCTGGAGCGGGATATTATCCAGGTGGTGAATCGCCCGGCTCGAGACCTCTACGGGGACTTTCAGCCGGCGTTTTCAAGCCGCCAGGAGGAATACGTTCTGTTGTTGACTCGCCAGGGCTGGCGTAATCCGCTGGGTATTCGTCGAAGTGGTCTACAGCGGGTGGGCTGGGAGTATACCGGCAGCGAACTGCGTCGCCATTACTGGTCCCAGGTGGATCAGGCCCAGGAGCCGGAGGGCCGGGATGTGCTGCTCCTGGACAAGGTGAATCGGGTCGATATCCGCTTTCTGGACAGCGATCGCAACTGGCAGGATCAGTGGCCCACCGACGAGGTGATGGCGTCCATGACACCGGGGAGTCGGCCGGACGCGCCTTTGCCTCTGGGTATTGAACTGACCCTGGAGCATGAGCGGTTCGGCACCCTGGTACGAACGTTCGCCTTGCCCGATTTCGATCCGACCGTGGCCCAGGGCGCGGTGAACCAGGCCAATCAGGCGGCCAGTGAGGCCGAGCAGACCGAGGAACCGAACACCGCGGAGCAGGGCGGCGAGCCCACCGAAGCTCCGGCGCAGGGAGGCCAGTAGCCTATGGCGGATTTCGGACGTCAGCGGGGCGTTGCCCTGATCATGGTGCTGCTGGCCATGGCCCTGGTGGTGATGCTGGCCTCGGGCATGACCCAGCAGCAGAGCTTGCGGGTATTCAAGGCTGGCCATTACCTGGCACAGCAACAAGGCCTGAGCATTGCCTTGGGGGCGGAAGCGTTTGCTCGGCAGCTCCTCACCCGCGACTTCGAGGAAGACAAGGAAAACAACGCCATGGTGGACAGCCTGGACGAGTTCTGGGCGGCCAACGCGGCGGTACTGCCGCTGGATGACAATGGTGTGGCGGAAGTCCAGATTGACGATCTTGGTGGGCGCCTGAACCTGAACGACCTGGTGGGCCCGAACGGACAGGTGGATCCGGTGGCGCGCCAGCGGTTCGTGCAGTTGTTCGGGGCGCTGGGCATCACGGCGGTGTCGGTGGATGCGTTGATTGACTGGATCGACCCCGACGACCAGACGGTCACGGCCTACGGTGCGGAAGATGGCCAGTACCTGCTGGCGGATCCGGGCTACCGGGCGGCTAACCAGCCTTTTACCAGTGTTTCGGAGCTGCGTCTGATTGAGGGCATGACCGAGGAGATCTACCAGGCCTTACAGCCCCATGTGGCGGCCCTGCCGGTGAGTGGTGCCGGTATCAACGTGAACACCGCCACCGCCATGGTGATCCGGTCCCTGCACGAGGAGCTGACGGATGCGCAGGCCGCGGCTATCCTTGAGAGGCGTGAGGAAGAGCGGTTTGAAAACCTGCAGGACTTTCTGGCGCTTCCCGAGTTTGCCGGGCTCGGGCTGAAGTCGGTTGGCCTTGGGCTGCAGACACGGTTTTTTGAAGTTGTCTCGCGGATTACCTACGATAACCGCGTTGTGAATATGGTCAGCACCGTATTCCGGACCCCGGAAGGTGAAGTGCGGACAGTGCATCGGGACACCGGGCAGAAGAACAGGATCACCAAAGAGCCCTATACAGTTTCAGAAGGATAACCATGTCTTACCGCCTTTATGTTCGCCCGATTCCACCGTTCGCGGACGTTGATCAGGATCCGGATGCCCAGCTGTTCAACTGGGTATTGCACGATGCCAGTGGTGACTCCCAGGCCCGGGGCAGCGGTGACAGCCGCGATCGAATCGAGCAGACGCTGGCGCAGAACGCGCTCGACAATGTGCTGCTGATTGGCCTGATTCCGGGTGAGGAAGCTCTTTATTGCCTGGCCGACATTCCGGCCAGGCAGAGCCGGTTTATCCGGCAGGCGCTGCCCTATGCGGTGGAGGAGCAGATTGCCCAGGACATCGATTCCGTTCATCTGGCGCTCGGGAAACACACAGACGCCGGTTATCGGGTGGCGGCGATTGATCGGGAGCAGATGGCGCAGTGGGTGCAGCTGTTCAGCGACTGGGACCACGTGCGCCTCGACGCCATTTTCCCGGATGCGGCATTGTTGCCCAGAACCGAGGGCGGCTGGTCCATCTGCCTGGATGGCGAGGCGGCGATGATGATCAGCGACCGGGGCGAATGGCTCAGCATGCAGTCGGCCAATCTGGGCATGTTTGCCCACACCCTGGCAGCACCGTCGGCCGAGGAGGTGGTCGCCGAGATTCCCGTTACCCTGTACGGCACCGAAGAGGAGCTGGAGGTTCAGCAGTCGGCCATTTCCGAATTGGGCGCCTCCGGCCGCCTCGCTCTTCGTACCGAAACCCTCGAACTCATGCCGCTGGAGTTGCTGGCTCATGCCTACCATCATCACCTGTGCGAGCCGATTAATCTGTGCCAGGGGGTGTTTGCCGCCAATTCTGATCGGGCAAGTCCGCTTCGCCCCTGGAAACCCCTGATCGCCGTTGCTGCCGTGTGGTTCGGGGTTCAGGTCGCTCTCAATGTGGGTATGGGGATCTACTACCAGAACCAGGCGGACCAGCTACGGGCGGAAGCCATGGCCATATACCGGGATGCCTTTCCGAACGATCGTCGCACCCATGCCGGGAACGTGCAGCGGGTGATTGAAGGTCAGCTTCGGGTGGCTGGCACCAGCGGGCCCGACATGGGCTTTATCACCCTCATGAAATACACCGGCCAGCAATACGCCCAACTGCCCGGTACCCGGTCTGTGAACTTCAATTCGGTCAACTACAGCCGGTCCCGGGGCGAGTTGATTGTTGATGTTCGGGCCGACAGCTATGATCGGCTGAGTGCCCTGCGCAACGGCCTGGCAAGCCAGGGGCTGGAAGCGCAGATTGGCTCGGTGGTAAACGAAGCCAGCGGTGCCCGCGGCCGTTTGACGGTTTCTGGAGGTTGAACCCATGTTTTCTCGACTCAAGGATCAGCCCGCCGTTGGCAAACTGATTGCCCAGTATGACCAGTTGCCGAGACGCGACCAGCAGGCGCTCGGGGCGCTCGCGGTGGCAGTGTTTCTGGCCATTCTCTATTTTGCGGTATGGCAGCCGGCGGCCGAGTTTCAGGAACAAGCGGTCAGCGCCCGGGAGAACGCCGGGGAACTGCTGGCCTGGATGCAAGCCAACGAGCAGACCATCCGGCGCCTGGGTGGCGCTGGCAGTGATACGCAGGCGGCATCCGTAGACAAGCCGGCGGATGGCCGGGCCCTGATGGCGCTGGTTACGCGCTCGGCGGGCGAAGCGGGGCTTTCCCTGCAACGGTTTGAGCCCAGTGGCGAAGACGCCATTCGGGTCTGGCTGGAAAACGCGCCGTTTGCCGAGGTGGCCGCGTGGCTGGAAAGGCTGAGCGCGGATCATGGCGTGGTTATAGACCAGGCTGCCATGGACCGGGCCAATGAACCGGGGCGGGTATCTGTTCGTTTAACGCTGACGATCTGATCCAGTGCGCGGATTTAACAAGAATAACTCCGGGCCGGTTTCCGGAACTGCAACAGGAGTAGGACGCCATGACCAACGGTAGCGACAACAGGAATCAGCCTGAGCCTGTCATTGTTCGGCTGGATGAAACCGCGGCTAACGAGGCCCGGTCCATTCTCTATCATGCCTACCGGAATGAACCGACGTTCCAGTACCTGTTTGACCATCGCCGGCCGGGCTATGAGCAGCGGGTCAGGGCCACGATCCGGGAACTGATCGACCTGTACTACGAGTTGCGGCAGGACGCGGTGGGAGTGATGGTGAACGACACCCTGGTTGCGGTCGCCTTCATTGGTGATCCGGAACTGCGGATGAACCTGGCTGACCAGTTCAGCTGGCGCATCCGGATGGTGCTGACCACGGGGTTTGCCGCCACCCGCCGCTACCTGGATTATCACCAGAAGATTCGCGATCTGTTGCCGCAACCCCTGGCTCACCAGTTGCCCCTGATGGGCGTGAATCCGGCGTATCAGAATCGCGGCTATGGCCGGCTGTTGCTGAAAACCGTCGAACGCCTTTGTTCGGAGAATCCCCGGGGCAGTGGTCTTGTGCTGGACACCGGCAACAGCCGCTACCTGCCGTTTTACGAATCCGAGGGTTTCCGAAGCCTGGGCAAGATCCAGCTTGGGGATTTTGAAGATCATGTGCTGTTCCGTGAAGTTCAACCGGAAAGCAAATCGGCCGCGCCCGGCCAGAACTGACGTTTCATTTGGTAATGGGAGTTGCTGTGTCTGACCAGCAGGAATTTGATCTGATCGTCATTGGAGCCGGCTCCGGCGGGGTTCGGCTTGCCCGCATGTCTGCCCAGCGTGGCGCCAAAGTGGCCGTGGTGGAATCCCGGTATCTCGGCGGTACCTGTGTCAATGTCGGATGCGTACCCAAAAAGCTGTTCGTCTACGGCGCCCACGTGCATGAAGACCTGGAGGACGCCGCCGGTTATGGCTGGCAGGTTCCCCTGGGCGATGTCCGCTTTGACTGGCCCAAACTGGTCGCCAACAAGAACGCCGAGATCGAACGGCTCAATGGCATCTACGGCCGCCTTCTGGAGAACGCCGGCGTGACCATCATCCAGGGTACCGCGACCCTGAGGGATGCCAACACCGTGGTGGTCGGTGACCATACCTACAAGGCGAAGCACATCACCGTGGCGACCGGCAGCTGGCCGGTGGTGCCGGACGTTCCCGGGAAGGAATGCATCCTGACCTCCAACGAGATGTTCTATCTGCCGCAACTGCCCAAGCATGCCGTGGTGTGGGGTGGCGGTTATATCGCCGTGGAGTTTGCCGGTATCCTGGCCGGGCTGGGTGTTGAAACCACACTGCTGTATCGGGGCGATCTGTTCCTCAGAGGTTTTGACGGCGATATCCGTCGCTTTACCGAGCAGGAAATGCGCAAGAAAGGCATTAACCTGAGATTTGGCGTGACGATTGAGTCCGTGGAAGCGGAAAACGCCCATTACCGGGTACATCTCAATAACGGCGAAACCCTTGAAACGGGGCTGGTGATGGCGGCCACCGGGCGTCGGGCGCTGGTGGATGGCCTCGGGCTTACCGATCTCGGTGTTCAGCTCAGCGGCTCGGGGCATGTGGTGGTGGACAAACACTTCCAGACCGCCGTTCCCTCCATTACCGCTCTGGGTGATGTGATTGGTACGCCGCAACTGACTCCGGTGGCACTGGCCCAGGCCATGGTGCTTTCCCGCCGGCTGTTTGGTGACGGCCAGGGTGAGATGGATTACTCGGCCATACCAACGGCGGTCTTCTGCCAGCCCAATATCGGCACCGTTGGCCTCACCGAGGAAGAGGCGAGGGAGGCGGGCCACAGACTACGGATCTACCGTTCGGAATTCAGGCCCATGAAGCACACGCTGAGTGGCCGGGATGAGCGATGCCTGATGAAGCTGGTGGTGGATGACCAGACCGACCGCGTTCTGGGCGCCCATATGGTGGGGCCGGATGCCGGAGAGATTACCCAGGGGCTGGCCGTGGCCATCAAGGCCGGGGCCACCAAGGCCCAGTTCGACGCCACCCTGGGCATTCACCCCACCTCCGCCGAAGAGTTCGTTACCATGCGGGAACCGGTAGCGAGTTAGGGCCCGGGCTCCGGCGTCCGTCCCTCTGGGCGCCGGCTTCTGCTACAGCTGGATCCAGCGGCTCAGGGTTTCCCGCAGATTCTCTTTGCGCACCGGTTTGGCGATGTAGTCATTCATGCCGCACTCGAGACAGGTTCTCTCCGTTCCGGGAAGGACGTCGGCGGTCAGGGCGATGATGGGTGTTCCTGTCTGGCCGTTGCTCTTCTCCCACTCACGGATGTAGCGGGTGGCCTCGTACCCGTCCATCACCGGCATCTGACAGTCCATCAGGATAATGTCGTAACCGGTGTGATTGTTGGTCACTTTCTCCAGTGCTTCCTTGCCGTTATTGGCAGAGTCCGTCTGGAATCCCAGCCGCGTGAGCATGGCCGTCGCCACCCGCTGGTTGACCGGGTTGTCTTCCACCACCAAAGCGTGGCTGACCTTGTCGGCCGGTTCCCGTGCGACCGGTGAAGCGGGAGCGGAACGGACGCCCGGGTTGGCAAGCTCGAACGGCAGCTCAAAGCGGAAGGAGGAGCCTTTGCCCAGATCCGTTTCCACCTGAATGTGGCCGCCCATCAGTTCCACCAGACGCTGCACCAGCGACAGGCCGAGGCCGGTGCCGCCGTACAGTCGGCTGTTGCCGCCATCCAGTTGCTCGAAGGAGTTGAAGATGTCCGGCAGGCGCTCCGAGGGTATGCCTGAGCCGGAGTCGCTCACCGTGCAGTTGAGGATTACGCAGTTTTCCTCAAGGGGGAAGGAGCCTGCCTGGATGTTAATGAACCCATCCCCGGTAAACTTGATGGCATTGTCGATCAGGCAGGCCAGCACCTGCCTGAGGCGCGCCGGGTCCCCGATCACCCTTGGGTTGTCCGGCCAGTCTCCGTAAAACGTGAGATTGAGTGCCAGGCCCTGCTGTTCGGACATGTAGCGGAACGTGGCGGTGCAGTTGGAGATCAACTGTTTCAGGTCGAATTCCTGATTCTCGAGCTGCAGGGTGCCGCTGTCGACCCGGGAATAGTCCAGGATGTCACCGATTACGGTGAGCAGGTCTTCCGTGGACTGTCTGGCGGTATTCAGATAGTCGCGCTGGCGATGGGTGAGGGGCTCTTCCTGGATCAGGTCGACCATCCCGAGTACGCCGTTGAGCGGGGTCCGTAATTCGTGGCTCATGGTGGCCAGAAACTCGGACTTTGCCTGGTTGGCCGCCTCGGCCTTTTCGCGCGCGTGTTCAGAGGCCGCCACGGTTTGATCCCTGGCTGTTTTCAGGTCGACGAGGTGGCTGGCCAACTGGTTAAGCTGCTTCTCGATCTCGACCACTTCCCGGGAGGTCTGGTGGGTATTCAAGGGGCGTTCCCGGTAATCACCGCTGGTAAGTTTGCCTATGCGGCCGGCGAGATCCCGGATGGGTGCCAGGATCGTTCCCAGGTAATGATTGATGATCAGTATGGTGAAGATCAGCAGGGAGATCCCGACCGCAATGGAGGTCCACAGAATGTCATGGCGCCGGTTGGTCAGCACATCGACGTCAACGCCCACCTCCACGGTGCCGACCCTCAATGAGCCACCACCAAAGCCATAATCCGGCTCAAACCATTCCGCAGTGCGGCCCGAGCCCATCTCCAGCGGCTGCTGCAGGATTTCGGACTCGTACACATAATAATCCTGGTGTTTGGCCTCCAGGTTTACCGGGCCATTGGAAACAAAACCGAGCTGCTCACCCATCACATCGGTTACACGAATCCAGTCTGTTTTGCTGCGTCGCAACGACTGGGACAGGATCTGTTCCAGGGCTTCGGTGTTCCCGGACACGACCGCGTATTCCAGGGCCGGGGCCAGGCTGTCAGCCAGGAGCTGACCGCTTTCCGCCAGGTCCTTGCGAGCGTCGGCCAATCGGGCCGAGGTGAAGAACACCATCAACACGATGAACATAACCACCGCCGGCAGGGCGCCAAGCAGCAGGAGCTTACGGGAAAGCGGGCGTTGCTGAGCCGACCTTCTAGTCATCCGCCGTCTCCCCCTCATTCGCCAACTGGGCGTTTACCCGCTCGGCGATCTCGCCCCGGCCCGGCAAGGGAATGTTCATGGACCTGGCCACCTGCTCGTTGATCTCTACCCGGTACTGCTCCGGATAAGTGGGTTCCGGAAAGGCGCCGGACTCAAAGAACTCGGCCAGGTAGTCGCCGGTCAGGCGAGCCATTTCAGGAAATGGTGCATAGCTTGACGCCAACGCGCCGGCCTTGACATAAGCCTGCGACGGTCCGATGACAATCTGATTGCGGCGATAGGCTGTCAGCAGGATATGTTTGATGGTGCGCGGGTTGTAAATGGCACTGTCAGGCGCTGCCAGTAGAAAGTCACCATACCCCAGGGCCCTTACCAGTGTGGGGATAAGGCGATCAGGACGCTCTACCAGAAATACCCGGGCCTCCAGCCCGAAGCGAGGGAGTTCATCGATCAGTGGTTCGTACAGTTCCACGGAATCGGCGGTGGCCAAGAGGGCAATCTTGGTCGCCTGGGGCAGTATGGCCTTGCCGGTCAGAGCCTGGCGAATCAGCGGAATATCATAATAAACCGCTGAGATCTGGCCCGGAGCGCGCTCGGCAAACGAGCTGATGAATTCCCTGTCTACCAGGGTCGCCAGTATGGGAGCCGAACGGCTGGCCTGGCGCACGCGTGTGAAGGCCGCGGGCCCGACGGTCACAATGGGCCGGGAGGTGATGGCCGGCAGGTGGTCGTCAGACACTTTTTCTAGCGTGGTATCAGCAGGAAGCTCCTGTTCCAGCAATTGGACCAGGTGCTGGTCAAGGGCGGCGTTGCCCGAGCCTGCGAAGTAGACCGTCTGTACGGACGGTTCCTGGGCCGCTGCCATCGGTACCAGCAGCGCCAGAAAAAGAAACGCTAGTGCACGGTGCGCCACCGGAAGGAGGCGTAACGAGCGCTGATCAGTTTGTCGCACTTCCATGCTATAACTACGTTCCATACCGTCCGGGGTTCACGTTGTCCCTGTTAGACTCAGAAACGGATTCCAGCCTCAACGAAGAACTGGTTGTGATCCTCAATCCGGTTGTCCGGGCTGATCCATGGCTTGGGATTGAGGTAATGCTGCATGACAAAAGCCAGAACATAACTATAGTCGGTTCTGTCTACTCGACGGGCGAGCCGGAAATCGGCGCGCTCAAATCGGGTATTACGAACTTCGTTGGTCCAATAAAAAGCGGTCGAGCCCATGAACCCGGCGGGCAGATCCTGTATCCAGGCAAAACTGCCCGAATCTCTGGCAGAGAGTCGACCCAGAAGATCGACAGCGCGCCGCTGTGCTCTTTCTGGCAGAGCGTTCGGGTCACCCGTGTACCGACCGTCCTGTTCGAGGTAAGCATACGTGGCCCTCAGACGGGTGCCGGAAAAGTCCAGGGACGCTTCCAGCTCCGCGCCTTCCTGCTCCAAAGCCACGTTGTTGGCGATGTACCATTCCTCTTCGTTGATTACGCCGCTTATCATGTCCCGAAAGTAGTCGTTGAAGTACCTAATCTCCACCGACAGCAGTGCACGATCAAGGTGGAACTGTCCGAAGTAGCTAATTTCCCTCGATGTAATCCACTCCTCCTCCAGTTCCTGGCCGTAGGTGGAGGTGGTTGGATCCAGCAGGTCTTCCACCAGTATGCGTTGGCCTTCAAGGGCTTCGAACGGCGGGCGAACGTTGCTCGGGCGGTAGGACCAGTCCGGTTCCTGCTCGAAGGCGTCGGGTGTTCTCACCGCTCTTGAGAAGACGAAACGTAGCGCATGGTTGTTGTTGAAGATGAAGTTGGCAGCGGCCCGTGGAGAGAAATAGTCCTCGTTGGTGGTCGTGGTCTGCTCCCAGTTGCCGCCCAGGTTAAACGTGAGCCATCGGTACGGCGAATACTCGGTATTGGCGAAAATCCGGGACTGGTAGTTGTTACCTTCACCATTGAAAAAAGTTTCAGAATCGAAGGTGTCTTTTCGATAACCCACGCCGGAAACGAGTTTCAGCTGGTCGCTGAAAATCAGGGTGTCCTGGATCTCGATTTCCTGACGGGTCTCTTCGATGTCTTCATTCAGATCCGCTATGAAAGGACCCTGGTTCTCTGGGAACGGTGGGAACTCCGGTGGCAGCAGCGCATTTATATTGGCCGCGGGAATCGATACCGACCAACGCTGTCTCTGGCGCTGGTTCTGGTAGCTGGCCTGGACATGGTAGAAATGGCGCTCGGAGGTTGCTCCGTTGAAGCGGACGTGCAAATAGTAGTCGTCCATCAGGATGTCGGGGTTGGTGGTCGCCCCGAGCTTGCCGGATTTTTCCAGATCCTCCTCGTTCACGCCTTCAAGTGCGCCGGCGCGAAACTCGACGGAATGCTGTCGGTCTACCCGTACCACGCTGTCGAAATTGAAGTTGTTAATATCGTGGCCGTCGTGGAACGGAATCTCTTCGCCACCGTCTACCTGATTGTCAAAACCGTTGGATTTGCGCTTCTCGTAAGAAAGTCGCCAGCTTTTATCGTTGTCTGCGTCGCCAACGGAGGTAAAGGTTCGCAGATAGCCCCGGGACCCGGCGGATGCAAACGCTTCGACCCCCGCGGTATCCTGGGGCGAGCGGGTGATGATGTTGATGCTGCCGAGGAAGGCGTTGATCCCGTAGGCCGCTGAATTGGGGCCACGGCTTACCTCGATGCGCTCGATGTTTTCGATAGCTACCGGCATCGAGAGCCAGTCAACATCCGCA
The nucleotide sequence above comes from Marinobacter gudaonensis. Encoded proteins:
- the gspF gene encoding type II secretion system inner membrane protein GspF, with translation MPAYEYKALDARGKQKHGVLEADAPRAVRQQLRDRGLTPLAVEPAAEKQRRSSPLSGRGSLNAADLALVTRQLATLIQSGIPIEQALSAASQQSTSPRIRSMLIAIRAKVMEGYTLADSLGEFPRAFPRLYRSTVAAGEHAGHLDLVLNRLADYTESRQEARQKIQLAAIYPIILSVVAIAIVVFLLTYVVPDIIEVFLKQGQDLPTLTVAMLAVSDFLADYGVYLFILLVLGLMVFRYFLTKPGFRLRFHKRLLHLPLFSGMVRGVNTARYASTLSILTTSGVPLVEAMRIAGEVLSNDYLRQELRDAARKVSEGGSLHRSLDQTGYFPPMMLHMIASGEASGELDSMLERTARMQENTLQSKIAAIVGLFEPMMLLVMGVVVLIIVLAIMLPILNMSNLVG
- the gspG gene encoding type II secretion system major pseudopilin GspG — protein: MTMKNPNPGSRSGGFTLIEIMVVMVILGLLVAIVAPNIMGRSDQAKVTVAETQLSNIANALDLYRLDNSHYPSTQQGLEALVSRPSGSPEPKNWNPDGYLKSVPEDPWGNEYQYVSPGTEGPYDLYSYGSDGQEGGEGDAADISVWNTKG
- the gspH gene encoding type II secretion system minor pseudopilin GspH, whose protein sequence is MLARARQTGFTLIEILVVLVVIGLLAALAVFTMAGSSQQRELENEVRELFLLMQTASEQAVLNNQELGLRLEEGEYQFVAFEDQTGDWKASGERMFRARDLPEWVTVTEFIENDAPRLASAEDRLRPDVVFFSSGETTPFELEFTLGSSAETTHVLASDGVSPMEWRKPGDDGGDA
- the gspI gene encoding type II secretion system minor pseudopilin GspI, translating into MNRQAGFTLIEVLVALLVFGLIATAAAQVGSQYIASYERVRDKTLAGWLADNRINELRLQETLPGISENSRDTEFGPYRWQVTTAILATADAKMRRIEVSVAKYREESQEPVPLHTLSAFVGVP
- the gspJ gene encoding type II secretion system minor pseudopilin GspJ, yielding MRQVDASFPYNSRGFTLLEVLIAVTITAVIGLGVWQVITGVVTSRDRVDALAEQFSGLQRAMLLLERDIIQVVNRPARDLYGDFQPAFSSRQEEYVLLLTRQGWRNPLGIRRSGLQRVGWEYTGSELRRHYWSQVDQAQEPEGRDVLLLDKVNRVDIRFLDSDRNWQDQWPTDEVMASMTPGSRPDAPLPLGIELTLEHERFGTLVRTFALPDFDPTVAQGAVNQANQAASEAEQTEEPNTAEQGGEPTEAPAQGGQ
- the gspK gene encoding type II secretion system minor pseudopilin GspK, which gives rise to MADFGRQRGVALIMVLLAMALVVMLASGMTQQQSLRVFKAGHYLAQQQGLSIALGAEAFARQLLTRDFEEDKENNAMVDSLDEFWAANAAVLPLDDNGVAEVQIDDLGGRLNLNDLVGPNGQVDPVARQRFVQLFGALGITAVSVDALIDWIDPDDQTVTAYGAEDGQYLLADPGYRAANQPFTSVSELRLIEGMTEEIYQALQPHVAALPVSGAGINVNTATAMVIRSLHEELTDAQAAAILERREEERFENLQDFLALPEFAGLGLKSVGLGLQTRFFEVVSRITYDNRVVNMVSTVFRTPEGEVRTVHRDTGQKNRITKEPYTVSEG
- the gspL gene encoding type II secretion system protein GspL gives rise to the protein MSYRLYVRPIPPFADVDQDPDAQLFNWVLHDASGDSQARGSGDSRDRIEQTLAQNALDNVLLIGLIPGEEALYCLADIPARQSRFIRQALPYAVEEQIAQDIDSVHLALGKHTDAGYRVAAIDREQMAQWVQLFSDWDHVRLDAIFPDAALLPRTEGGWSICLDGEAAMMISDRGEWLSMQSANLGMFAHTLAAPSAEEVVAEIPVTLYGTEEELEVQQSAISELGASGRLALRTETLELMPLELLAHAYHHHLCEPINLCQGVFAANSDRASPLRPWKPLIAVAAVWFGVQVALNVGMGIYYQNQADQLRAEAMAIYRDAFPNDRRTHAGNVQRVIEGQLRVAGTSGPDMGFITLMKYTGQQYAQLPGTRSVNFNSVNYSRSRGELIVDVRADSYDRLSALRNGLASQGLEAQIGSVVNEASGARGRLTVSGG